A window of Saccharomyces paradoxus chromosome XIII, complete sequence contains these coding sequences:
- a CDS encoding DUP/COS family protein (similar to YNL336W), whose amino-acid sequence MKNNEIEDEKSVALSSFGHLESQKIVLPQNVFRSQFTWMCYQIYKSLAFRIWLLLWLPLSVWWKMTTNWIYPFIVSLLVLFLGPIFLPVIHVLSRKRSLSKQLTQFSKEIAKNTPGTHTHDWEVIAINLNSYFYEIKAWNTKYFFFNAADCQEAFRRTLLEPFSLKKDEAAKAKSFKDSVPYIEEALQVYFTEVEKQWKLFNTEKAWSAVSLEDIQLPREAHRFKLTWVFKRIFSLGCLPLFLSVLYNVYVSRNLPPLFRILYLGCFLLTAVKSFQNIRVSLMKMEHKMQFLSTIINEQESGADGWDAIAKKMNRYLFEKKVWKDEEFFFDGIDCEWFFSHCFYRLLSSKKSDSFVSLNVELWPYIREAQVSRSDEF is encoded by the coding sequence atgaagaataatgaaattgaagatgaaaagagCGTAGCTCTATCATCCTTCGGGCATCTCGAATCCCAAAAGATTGTTTTACCCCAGAATGTTTTCAGAAGCCAGTTCACATGGATGTGTTATCAGATTTACAAGTCCTTAGCGTTTCGTATCTGGTTGCTATTATGGTTGCCACTTAGTGTTTGGTGGAAAATGACCACCAATTGGATTTACCCGTTTATTGTTTCGCTTCTTGTCCTGTTTCTAGGGCCAATATTTTTACCCGTTATTCATGTACTTTCTCGTAAACGTTCTTTATCTAAGCAACTCACtcagttttccaaagaaattgCTAAAAATACACCAGGCACGCACACCCATGATTGGGAAGTTATCGCTATAAATCTAAATTCGTACTTTTATGAAATCAAAGCTTGGAATACTaagtacttttttttcaacgcTGCGGACTGCCAAGAAGCGTTCAGAAGAACTCTTCTCGAACCattctctttgaagaaagacGAAGCTGCCAAAGCTAAGTCATTTAAAGATTCCGTTCCTTACATCGAAGAGGCCTTGCAAGTTTATTTTAcagaagttgaaaaacaGTGGAAGCTGTTCAATACTGAGAAAGCATGGAGCGCCGTTAGCCTGGAAGACATTCAGCTCCCCAGGGAAGCTCACCGGTTTAAACTTACCTGGGTTTTCAAGAGGATATTCAGTCTCGGGTGTTTGCCTCTCTTCCTTTCTGTTTTGTACAATGTCTACGTGTCACGCAATCTTCCTCCTCTATTTCGTATCTTGTATCTTGgatgttttcttctcaCGGCTGTAAaatctttccaaaatataAGGGTTTCACTTATGAAAATGGAACACAAAATGCAGTTTTTGTCAACTATTATAAATGAGCAAGAAAGTGGTGCTGATGGATGGGATGcaattgcaaagaaaatgaatagGTATTtgtttgagaaaaaagtctggaaagatgaagagtttttcttcgatgGGATTGACTGTGAATGGTTTTTTAGCCATTGCTTCTACCGCCttttatcttcaaagaaatctGACTCATTTGTATCATTGAATGTTGAACTATGGCCATACATTAGAGAAGCGCAAGTATCCCGCAGTGACGAGTTTTAG
- a CDS encoding GNAT family N-acetyltransferase (similar to YIR042C): MANLNKFGQEVGADVNGWTTRVFPEKVVLKGNYCRLEPLDREKHGSELFSAYNKAGQKLWTYLPVGPFNTLEEFLEFIKKLNETRDTVPFAIINEETKRAVGTLCLIRIDEANGSLEVGYVIFSPELQKTIIATEAQFLLMKYVFDDLQYRRYEWKCDSLNGPSRRAAMRLGFKYEGTFRQVVVYKGRTRDTQWFSIIDKEWIFIRKTFEEWLDGTNFENGRQKRGLAAIRENLLN, translated from the coding sequence ATGGCGAATTTAAATAAATTTGGACAAGAAGTTGGTGCCGATGTCAATGGCTGGACAACAAGGGTCTTCCCAGAGAAAGTCGTACTGAAAGGCAACTACTGTAGACTAGAACCTCTTGATAGAGAAAAACATGGGTCGGAACTTTTTAGTGCCTATAATAAAGCGGGCCAAAAATTATGGACGTATTTACCTGTGGGCCCATTCAATACCTTAGAGGAATTCCTAGAATTTATTAAGAAACTTAATGAAACTAGAGATACTGTGCCTTTCGCAATTATCAATGAAGAGACTAAACGTGCCGTTGGTACATTATGCCTAATAAGAATCGATGAAGCCAACGGTTCACTAGAAGTTGGATATGTGATTTTTTCGCCGGAATTACAGAAGACTATTATTGCAACTGAAGCCCAATTCCTTTTGATGAAATATGTGTTTGATGATCTACAATACAGGAGATATGAATGGAAGTGTGATAGTTTAAATGGGCCATCCAGGCGGGCGGCGATGCGCTTAGGGTTTAAATATGAAGGTACGTTTCGACAAGTGGTGGTTTATAAGGGTCGTACACGTGACACTCAATGGTTTTCAATAATCGACAAAGAATGGATATTTATTCGTAAAACCTTTGAGGAATGGTTAGATGgaacaaattttgaaaatggtagACAGAAGAGAGGACTAGCGGCAATAAgagaaaatttgttgaactGA